The genomic window CAGCGGCGTGTACCTGCAAAACCGCTTCGAAATCCAAGTCCTCGACGGCGATAAAACCAAGCACGGGATGGGGGCGGTGATCAACGAAACCGAATCGCCCTACCACGCCTATAACGGCGCAGGCAAATGGAACGCCTACGACATCCTGTTCCGCGCCGCTCGCTTTGAAGACGGCAAAATGGTGCAAAAACCCTTGGTGTCGATGTACTTCAACGGGAAAAAAGTCCACGAAAATGTGCAGATCAACAAGGTCTGGGGCGGCCCCCGCTCGGGCGTCGATGGCGGCAATGACGGCGGCGCCGGGATCACCGATTCCCCTCAAGGCCTGAAATTACAAAGCGAAGGGCACGACGTGCGGTACCGCAACACCTGGATCAAGGAGGTCACGCTAGCAGACGCCGACACCGACTTTAACGAGTGATTGTCGTTTCCGAAAACAGGCCCAGCGTCTACATTTGCGAATAATGCGAGCCCACACAATTCAGAATCAGCCGCAGGGCGCTAGCCCGGATTATGCATCCGCCCGTTGTTGACGCGGGCAGTTGGGCTCGCTACTTCCTGCGACGGGGTGGGAGGCGTTTTGAGGGGCTTGGGCCGGCGGTCAGCGCAGAAGCTCCCCCTCCCCAAATCGATGTCGCTCGCTCTGAGTGTCGCCTCGCGGGGAGTTGGGGAGGCGTTAATCGCTGCGGCACAGACGCTGCATGACGTGCTCGTACAGAGCTTCGGAGGGACAATGGCTCGCCATGTGAAAGACCACACGGCGGCTGGTCACCCGAACGCGAGCGGCGATCTTGAGAAGCCGCAGACGGATGGTATCGACGCGCAGGCGTGCTGCCTTCGTGTCAGAAAGTCCCAGGCGACGCACGCCATCGAGCAACACGTATGCAAAGGACGAAAGCATCAAGCGGAACTGGTTGGCCACGAACCTGCTACAACTGGTGCGGTCGGCAAACAGCCCCAATTGTGTCTCCTTGATCCGGTTCTCCATCTCGCCGCGCGGGCAGTAGCGTGTGCGGTAGAACTCTTCCGGATTAATAGCCACCGAGCAAAGCGTTCCCGCATCCTGCAACTGCCGCACCCGCTTGCCGTCGATAGTAACGCGACGATAAGTCGGATCAACGATGCCTTCCTCACTGGGGAGATTCGTGACCACGAAACGCGGGTTGGTGCCCTGGCTGCTATATTCCGCCTTACCCACGACCCAGCGACTGCAATCCCAAGATTTTTGTGTGCGGTAGCGAAACCACTTGAAGACGGACTGCGTGCCCCCATAGAGTCCGTGGCGAATCTGGGCTTGCGTCATTTCGCAAGCGATTTGCTTGTCTAAAACGTTGTTGTGCTGCAAGCCAAAGACGTATCCGACATCGTTTTTATCACACCAACGCATCAAGCGTTCGATGGCAAATCCGCTGTCGCCGCGAATGATGATTTTCACATCGGGCCAGCGGGAGCGGATCTTCTGGATCAGCAATTTGGTAATCGGCCGAGCATGATGGGCGGCCCCGACTTTGCTGGGGCGAAGGTGCGAAACCAACAGGTGGTCGTCACAGAAAACATACAGGGGAAGAAAGCAGTAGCCATCATAAAAGCCGTTGAAATGCCGTTGCTCTTGATTTCCGTGGATCGTGTCGTCGGTGGCATCGTAGTCCAAGATGATTTCTTCGGGCGGTTGCTCATAGCTTTCCAGAAACAGGTCCACAAGGAGCTCGTTCAACCGCAAGATTGTCTTGGTGTCGATCCTGTTCTCTAATCGGGAGTGCGTTGAGGGGCTGGCCAGCGGGGAGTGATCGCCGTCGTAATTGTGTTCCGCGGGAACCCGCCCGGCAGCGACTTGAAACGCCGGGTCGTGTCGCAGC from Roseimaritima ulvae includes these protein-coding regions:
- a CDS encoding IS1380 family transposase, encoding MAQRKRKRPVLKRLRRQAVDFDFDGGTLTTDGGLLLLREVDRRLDLIRRLDQAIPDPRDPLHTVHPQAELLTSRIFAIAAGYEDGNDHDALRHDPAFQVAAGRVPAEHNYDGDHSPLASPSTHSRLENRIDTKTILRLNELLVDLFLESYEQPPEEIILDYDATDDTIHGNQEQRHFNGFYDGYCFLPLYVFCDDHLLVSHLRPSKVGAAHHARPITKLLIQKIRSRWPDVKIIIRGDSGFAIERLMRWCDKNDVGYVFGLQHNNVLDKQIACEMTQAQIRHGLYGGTQSVFKWFRYRTQKSWDCSRWVVGKAEYSSQGTNPRFVVTNLPSEEGIVDPTYRRVTIDGKRVRQLQDAGTLCSVAINPEEFYRTRYCPRGEMENRIKETQLGLFADRTSCSRFVANQFRLMLSSFAYVLLDGVRRLGLSDTKAARLRVDTIRLRLLKIAARVRVTSRRVVFHMASHCPSEALYEHVMQRLCRSD
- a CDS encoding 3-keto-disaccharide hydrolase, with amino-acid sequence MQRLLLSLTTLFACLLCASPLRAEVGVGAAPPAGAEMLIDGSREMLDEKWTYWQGPGFASSLPIKWKIVEDPVDEGTVLMSHDPVSAGGKYGTADIVTKKPYRDFRLHIEFLVSKPGGNSGVYLQNRFEIQVLDGDKTKHGMGAVINETESPYHAYNGAGKWNAYDILFRAARFEDGKMVQKPLVSMYFNGKKVHENVQINKVWGGPRSGVDGGNDGGAGITDSPQGLKLQSEGHDVRYRNTWIKEVTLADADTDFNE